A stretch of Anaeromyxobacter dehalogenans 2CP-1 DNA encodes these proteins:
- a CDS encoding polyhydroxyalkanoic acid system family protein produces the protein MPQITRKYPGKNAGEIYEKVDEVMDRLAQKLSLDYQKDGGAKTGKVSKMGVSGAYAVKDEEVVIDLKFPMLVPGSMRQKVQEDIERKLDGLFG, from the coding sequence ATGCCGCAGATCACGAGGAAGTACCCCGGCAAGAACGCCGGTGAGATCTACGAGAAGGTCGACGAGGTGATGGACCGCCTCGCCCAGAAGCTGTCGCTCGACTACCAGAAGGACGGCGGCGCGAAGACCGGCAAGGTCTCGAAGATGGGCGTCAGCGGCGCCTACGCGGTGAAGGACGAGGAGGTCGTCATCGACCTCAAGTTCCCGATGCTGGTCCCGGGCTCGATGCGCCAGAAGGTGCAGGAGGACATCGAGCGGAAGCTGGACGGGCTGTTCGGCTGA
- the queC gene encoding 7-cyano-7-deazaguanine synthase QueC — protein MAKATSKARRAVVLLSGGLDSSTCLAVARAEGLEAHCLSVDYGQRHKGELARARRIARALGAAGHRVVKVDLSAFGGSALTDAAIAVPKGRSEARMARDIPVTYVPARNTVMLSLALAHAEVIGAEQIFVGVNAIDYSGYPDCRPAFLRAFERLAKVATRAGVEGRPLRIRAPLLRLSKAGIVRLGTKLRVPYRLTLSCYDPIRGRACGRCDACRLRRKGFAEAGVQDPTQYAK, from the coding sequence ATGGCGAAGGCGACGAGCAAGGCGCGGCGCGCGGTGGTGCTCCTGTCGGGAGGGCTCGACTCGAGCACCTGCCTGGCGGTGGCGCGCGCCGAGGGGCTGGAGGCGCACTGCCTCTCGGTGGACTACGGGCAGCGGCACAAGGGCGAGCTGGCGCGGGCGCGGCGCATCGCGCGGGCGCTCGGCGCCGCCGGCCACCGCGTGGTGAAGGTGGACCTCTCCGCGTTCGGCGGCTCGGCGCTCACCGACGCGGCCATCGCGGTGCCGAAGGGGCGCAGCGAGGCGCGGATGGCGCGGGACATCCCGGTCACCTACGTGCCGGCCCGCAACACCGTCATGCTCTCGCTCGCGCTCGCCCACGCCGAGGTGATCGGCGCGGAGCAGATCTTCGTGGGCGTGAACGCCATCGACTACTCCGGCTACCCGGACTGCCGGCCGGCCTTCCTGCGGGCGTTCGAGCGCCTGGCGAAGGTCGCCACCCGGGCCGGCGTGGAGGGGCGGCCTCTCCGGATCCGCGCGCCCCTCCTCAGGCTCTCCAAGGCGGGGATCGTCCGGCTGGGCACGAAGCTCCGCGTCCCCTACCGCTTGACCCTCTCGTGCTACGACCCGATCCGCGGCCGCGCCTGCGGCCGGTGCGATGCCTGCCGCCTGCGCCGAAAGGGATTTGCCGAGGCGGGGGTGCAGGACCCAACTCAATACGCGAAGTGA
- a CDS encoding MXAN_5808 family serine peptidase, which translates to MIRPFRLFATLAASLALALGVTARFVRAEPEAPPPAVAFKGAAPVPARAGGNGDYQLERLPILSRVILQVKDNYVDPGRVDPKGMVVAALEAVEKTVAEVMVQGDEKSPRLTLTVGSASRELDISGVKSIWEIRTVLGEAMGFIQQHLVAHKDLREIEYAAVNGLLQTLDPHTVLFDPKSFKEMKLQTRGEFGGLGFVVAMRDSNLTVVRVLRNTPAQRAGVKPKDVIARIEEQSTVNMDLQDAVDRLRGRPQSKVAITIQRPTQEPRRMVLTREVISIETVPQAQLLDGNVGYVKLTQFSTNSTRDLVQALQQQRAQAGGKLQGLVLDLRGNPGGLLDQAISVSDLFLSEGVIVKTVGEGDKQQIHEVKEASAEPSDLTGLPIVVIVNNSTASASEIVAGALKNNGRALVIGRQSFGKGSVQVLYDFSDPSRPADEAALKLTIAQYLTPGDVSIQEVGITPDVLLLPGRALKEQVNYFAPPRSMGEADLDRHLTNPADRTVPEAARAEARKKRQDKPPLELRYLLDEKEDLVAKQLKKDAAAEASPHGDVTELTPEQQEDEDADADPDRFVEDYQIRFAKDLLRRAPYPDRARQLEAAKALVSERHQQEETRLQKRLAELGVDWADGQASRGNPRAVVTVSPPPGKELRAGETMPWTVTVENRGDAPFRRLRAWTTADKNGLLDRREFVFGAVRPGEKRTWTAPVKLPKGMDTRRDEVTLHFEDEGGKAPPDVTTAVAVTEVQKPVFAFSAQVDDAKGGNGDGLPQRGETFNLRVDVRNAGPGVSGDKTYVLLKNLGDEKLFIKKGREVIGALKPGEVKTATMEVELRRGSKSDTSPVRVTIVDEKMDEYVSEKLDLPVATDEPARTAAHGAVRVEVADAQLRTGASATAPVIAAARKGAVLPVDARFGEFYRVEWQKGRYAFAAEGEVKPLKAAGTARSGAVVEVWQREPPRIAFSPDPLKGAPVVDGNTFKLQGTASVPPSADPTARLRDVFVFVNEQKVFFKVQPDTATSSKMDFTADLPLKPGNNVVTVFAREDDEFQSRRSVVVFRRTPPEVAAEAGRGQAQRSSGQ; encoded by the coding sequence ATGATCCGCCCCTTCCGGCTGTTCGCCACCCTGGCGGCCTCGCTCGCGCTCGCGCTCGGCGTCACGGCCCGCTTCGTCCGCGCCGAGCCCGAGGCGCCTCCGCCGGCCGTCGCGTTCAAGGGCGCCGCGCCGGTGCCGGCGCGCGCCGGCGGCAACGGCGACTACCAGCTCGAGCGGCTGCCCATCCTGTCGAGGGTGATCCTCCAGGTGAAGGACAACTACGTGGACCCGGGCCGCGTGGATCCGAAGGGCATGGTGGTCGCGGCGCTCGAGGCGGTGGAGAAGACCGTCGCCGAGGTGATGGTGCAGGGCGACGAGAAGTCGCCCCGGCTCACGCTCACGGTGGGCAGCGCCTCCCGCGAGCTCGACATCTCCGGCGTGAAGAGCATCTGGGAGATCCGCACCGTCCTCGGCGAGGCGATGGGCTTCATCCAGCAGCACCTCGTCGCCCACAAGGACCTGCGCGAGATCGAGTACGCCGCGGTGAACGGCCTGCTCCAGACGCTCGACCCGCACACCGTCCTGTTCGACCCGAAGTCGTTCAAGGAGATGAAGCTGCAGACCCGCGGCGAGTTCGGCGGGCTCGGGTTCGTGGTGGCGATGCGCGACAGCAACCTGACCGTGGTCCGGGTGCTCCGGAACACGCCGGCGCAGCGCGCCGGGGTGAAGCCGAAGGACGTGATCGCGCGCATCGAGGAGCAGTCCACCGTCAACATGGACCTGCAGGACGCGGTGGACCGCCTCCGCGGTCGGCCGCAGAGCAAGGTGGCCATCACCATCCAGCGCCCGACCCAGGAGCCGCGGCGGATGGTGCTGACCCGCGAGGTGATCAGCATCGAGACGGTGCCGCAGGCGCAGCTCCTCGACGGCAACGTCGGCTACGTCAAGCTCACCCAGTTCTCCACCAACAGCACCCGCGACCTGGTGCAGGCGCTCCAGCAGCAGCGCGCGCAGGCCGGCGGCAAGCTGCAGGGCCTGGTGCTCGATCTCCGCGGCAACCCGGGCGGCCTGCTCGACCAGGCCATCTCGGTCTCCGACCTGTTCCTCTCGGAGGGCGTGATCGTCAAGACGGTGGGCGAGGGCGACAAGCAGCAGATCCACGAGGTGAAGGAGGCGAGCGCCGAGCCCTCCGACCTCACCGGCCTGCCCATCGTCGTCATCGTCAACAACAGCACCGCCTCCGCCAGCGAGATCGTCGCCGGCGCGCTCAAGAACAACGGGCGCGCGCTGGTGATCGGCCGCCAGAGCTTCGGCAAGGGCTCGGTGCAGGTGCTCTACGACTTCAGCGACCCGAGCCGCCCCGCCGACGAGGCCGCGCTCAAGCTCACCATCGCGCAGTACCTCACCCCGGGTGACGTCTCCATCCAGGAGGTGGGCATCACGCCGGACGTGCTGCTGCTGCCGGGCCGCGCGCTGAAGGAGCAGGTCAACTACTTCGCCCCGCCGCGCTCGATGGGCGAGGCCGACCTCGACCGCCACCTCACCAACCCGGCCGACCGCACCGTCCCCGAGGCGGCCCGCGCCGAGGCGCGCAAGAAGCGCCAGGACAAGCCGCCGCTCGAGCTGCGCTACCTGCTCGACGAGAAGGAGGACCTGGTCGCGAAGCAGCTGAAGAAGGACGCGGCCGCCGAGGCCTCCCCGCACGGCGACGTGACCGAGCTGACGCCGGAGCAGCAGGAGGACGAGGACGCCGACGCCGATCCGGATCGCTTCGTCGAGGACTACCAGATCCGCTTCGCGAAGGACCTGCTGCGCCGCGCGCCCTACCCGGATCGCGCCCGCCAGCTCGAGGCCGCCAAGGCGCTCGTGTCCGAGCGGCACCAGCAGGAGGAGACGCGGCTGCAGAAGCGCCTCGCCGAGCTGGGCGTCGACTGGGCCGACGGCCAGGCCAGCCGCGGCAACCCGCGCGCGGTGGTGACGGTGTCGCCGCCGCCGGGCAAGGAGCTGCGCGCCGGCGAGACGATGCCCTGGACCGTGACGGTCGAGAACCGCGGCGACGCGCCGTTCCGGCGCCTCCGCGCCTGGACCACCGCCGACAAGAACGGGCTGCTCGACCGCCGCGAGTTCGTGTTCGGCGCGGTGCGCCCGGGCGAGAAGCGCACCTGGACGGCCCCGGTGAAGCTGCCGAAGGGCATGGACACCCGCCGCGACGAGGTGACGCTCCACTTCGAGGACGAGGGCGGCAAGGCGCCGCCGGACGTCACCACGGCGGTGGCGGTCACCGAGGTGCAGAAGCCGGTGTTCGCGTTCAGCGCCCAGGTGGACGACGCCAAGGGCGGCAACGGCGACGGGCTCCCGCAGCGGGGCGAGACGTTCAACCTCCGGGTGGACGTGCGCAACGCCGGCCCGGGCGTCTCGGGCGACAAGACCTACGTGCTGCTGAAGAACCTCGGGGACGAGAAGCTCTTCATCAAGAAGGGGCGCGAGGTGATCGGCGCGCTCAAGCCGGGCGAGGTGAAGACCGCCACCATGGAGGTCGAGCTCCGCCGCGGCTCGAAGAGCGACACCTCGCCGGTCCGCGTCACCATCGTGGACGAGAAGATGGACGAGTACGTCTCCGAGAAGCTCGACCTGCCGGTGGCGACGGACGAGCCGGCCCGCACCGCCGCGCACGGCGCGGTGCGCGTGGAGGTCGCGGACGCCCAGCTCCGCACCGGCGCGAGCGCCACCGCCCCGGTGATCGCGGCCGCGCGCAAGGGCGCGGTGCTGCCGGTGGACGCCCGCTTCGGCGAGTTCTACCGGGTCGAGTGGCAGAAGGGGCGCTACGCGTTCGCCGCCGAGGGCGAGGTGAAGCCGCTGAAGGCGGCCGGGACGGCGCGGAGCGGCGCCGTGGTCGAGGTGTGGCAGCGCGAGCCGCCGCGCATCGCGTTCTCGCCCGACCCGCTGAAGGGCGCGCCGGTGGTGGACGGCAACACCTTCAAGCTCCAGGGCACCGCCAGCGTGCCGCCCTCGGCGGATCCGACGGCGCGCCTGCGCGACGTGTTCGTGTTCGTGAACGAGCAGAAGGTCTTCTTCAAGGTCCAGCCGGACACGGCCACCTCCTCGAAGATGGACTTCACCGCCGACCTGCCGCTCAAGCCCGGCAACAACGTCGTCACCGTGTTCGCCCGCGAGGACGACGAGTTCCAGAGCCGCCGGAGCGTGGTGGTGTTCCGCCGCACGCCGCCGGAGGTCGCGGCCGAGGCCGGGCGCGGGCAGGCGCAGCGGAGCAGCGGGCAGTAG
- a CDS encoding glutamate--cysteine ligase: MSLDAHVQDSPPVRGIDDLAGWFAARERPRAGWKVGLEHEKLALVAGTLEPIPYDGPRGVAAVLRGFSRYGYEPFEEDGRIIASQCQGLTVSIEPGGQIELSGRPFADVHVVAAELDRHLQKCRELAADLGLEFLAAGYRPWGTPASSPWMPKNRYAVMRPYLAARGRLGPDMMSMTASAQASFDFSGPRDMAEKLRVALAVQPAVAALFANSPIVNGRPVGWKSYRVAVWEETDPSRAGLLGFAFEPGFDDDPYRRYAEWALDIPMIFFRRDGGYVDPGGRTFRQFLADGIAGERPTLMDWEDHLTTLFPEVRVKGVVEVRAADACDAAMTKALVAFWKGLLYDREARAWAWDTVRGLSVAERRALMIGAGREGLEARLPDGRVLADVAATLLDAAGNGLCRQHCCGQRGEDERVWLAPLRERAASRRSPADDALDAFRRGDRALAEHLRIA; the protein is encoded by the coding sequence ATGTCGCTCGACGCCCATGTCCAGGACAGCCCGCCGGTGCGCGGGATCGACGATCTCGCCGGCTGGTTCGCGGCGCGCGAGCGGCCTCGCGCCGGCTGGAAGGTCGGCCTCGAGCACGAAAAGCTCGCGCTCGTCGCGGGCACGCTCGAGCCCATCCCGTACGACGGGCCGCGGGGCGTCGCGGCGGTGCTGCGCGGGTTCTCGCGGTACGGCTACGAGCCGTTCGAGGAGGACGGGCGGATCATCGCCTCGCAGTGCCAGGGGCTCACCGTCTCCATCGAGCCGGGCGGGCAGATCGAGCTGTCCGGCCGGCCGTTCGCCGACGTGCACGTGGTGGCCGCCGAGCTGGACCGGCACCTCCAGAAGTGCCGCGAGCTCGCGGCCGACCTCGGGCTCGAGTTCCTCGCCGCCGGCTACCGGCCGTGGGGCACGCCGGCGAGCTCGCCCTGGATGCCGAAGAACCGCTACGCGGTGATGCGGCCGTACCTGGCCGCCCGGGGCCGGCTCGGGCCGGACATGATGTCCATGACCGCCTCGGCCCAGGCCTCGTTCGACTTCTCCGGGCCGCGCGACATGGCCGAGAAGCTCCGGGTCGCGCTGGCGGTCCAGCCGGCGGTGGCGGCGCTGTTCGCGAACTCACCCATCGTGAATGGCCGGCCCGTCGGCTGGAAGTCGTACCGGGTGGCGGTGTGGGAGGAGACCGACCCGTCCCGCGCCGGCCTGCTCGGCTTCGCGTTCGAGCCGGGGTTCGACGACGACCCGTACCGCCGCTACGCCGAGTGGGCGCTCGACATCCCCATGATCTTCTTCCGCCGCGACGGCGGCTACGTCGATCCGGGCGGGCGGACGTTCCGGCAGTTCCTCGCCGACGGCATCGCCGGCGAGCGCCCCACGCTCATGGACTGGGAGGATCACCTCACCACGCTGTTCCCCGAGGTGCGGGTGAAGGGCGTGGTGGAGGTGCGCGCCGCCGACGCCTGCGACGCCGCCATGACCAAGGCGCTGGTCGCGTTCTGGAAGGGGCTGCTCTACGACCGCGAGGCGCGGGCCTGGGCCTGGGACACGGTGCGCGGCCTGTCGGTGGCCGAGCGGCGGGCGCTCATGATCGGCGCCGGCCGCGAGGGGCTGGAGGCGCGGCTGCCCGACGGCCGGGTGCTGGCGGACGTGGCGGCGACGTTGCTCGACGCGGCCGGGAACGGCCTGTGCCGGCAGCACTGCTGCGGCCAGCGCGGCGAGGACGAGCGGGTATGGCTCGCGCCGCTCCGGGAGCGCGCCGCCTCGCGCCGCTCCCCCGCCGACGACGCGCTCGACGCGTTCCGCCGCGGCGACCGGGCGCTGGCGGAGCACCTGCGGATCGCGTAG
- the dusB gene encoding tRNA dihydrouridine synthase DusB has protein sequence MQIGPYQFPGRYFLAPLAGVSDRPFRAICRRMGASFAYTEMVSAHGLMHGALQTSSYLDREPDEDPFAVQIFASEPEVLARGAAVAVAAGAGMIDVNMACPVKKVCGSGAGAAMGRDPRRVEEAVRAIRAAVPVPVTVKIRAGWDEGEVNCVDVARAAEAGGAAAVALHGRTRSQLYSGKARWELVRAVKQAVAIPVLGSGDVWTAADAVRMREETGCDAVLVARGACGNPWIFRELRAIEAGRPPPPPPGRDEWVGTVLEHVRLQVEHRARMAPGEPAEASERHAIRELRKHLLWYTRGRRGGVHFRRDAAALVTAADVAAQLERHFPAGGDSFELDPGFRASEDGE, from the coding sequence ATGCAGATCGGCCCCTACCAGTTCCCCGGCCGCTACTTCCTCGCCCCGCTGGCCGGCGTGTCCGACCGCCCGTTCCGCGCCATCTGCCGGCGCATGGGCGCGAGCTTCGCGTACACCGAGATGGTCTCGGCGCACGGCCTGATGCACGGCGCGCTGCAGACCTCGAGCTACCTCGACCGCGAGCCGGACGAGGACCCGTTCGCGGTACAGATCTTCGCCTCGGAGCCGGAGGTGCTCGCACGCGGGGCCGCGGTCGCGGTCGCGGCGGGCGCCGGCATGATCGACGTCAACATGGCCTGCCCGGTGAAGAAGGTGTGCGGCAGCGGCGCCGGGGCGGCCATGGGGCGCGATCCGCGCAGGGTCGAGGAGGCGGTCCGCGCCATCCGCGCCGCGGTCCCGGTACCGGTCACGGTCAAGATCCGCGCCGGCTGGGACGAGGGCGAGGTGAACTGCGTCGACGTCGCGCGCGCGGCCGAGGCCGGCGGCGCCGCGGCGGTGGCGCTGCACGGGCGCACCCGCAGCCAGCTCTACTCCGGCAAGGCGCGCTGGGAGCTGGTCCGGGCGGTGAAGCAGGCGGTCGCGATCCCGGTGCTCGGCTCGGGGGACGTGTGGACCGCCGCCGACGCCGTGCGCATGCGGGAGGAGACCGGGTGCGACGCGGTGCTGGTGGCGCGCGGCGCCTGCGGCAACCCGTGGATCTTCCGCGAGCTGCGGGCCATCGAGGCCGGCCGCCCGCCGCCCCCGCCGCCCGGCCGCGACGAGTGGGTGGGCACGGTGCTCGAGCACGTCCGCCTCCAGGTGGAGCACCGGGCCCGCATGGCGCCGGGCGAGCCCGCCGAGGCCTCGGAGCGCCACGCCATCCGCGAGCTGCGCAAGCACCTGCTCTGGTACACGCGCGGCCGGCGCGGCGGCGTGCACTTCCGCCGCGACGCGGCCGCGCTGGTGACCGCGGCCGACGTGGCGGCGCAGCTGGAGCGCCACTTCCCCGCGGGCGGCGACAGCTTCGAGCTCGATCCCGGCTTCCGCGCCTCGGAGGACGGCGAGTGA
- a CDS encoding helix-turn-helix domain-containing protein → MKALLLEGAPDALRRACEAGRLEVVEVRSIPDGRARLAREAFALVDGRITRPCALDEELRQRVDAFFDRLEGQPASGLYDAVMREVERPLISGALARARGVRSAAAEALGIDRGTLARRMRALGLDEP, encoded by the coding sequence GTGAAGGCGCTGCTCCTCGAGGGCGCGCCCGACGCGCTCCGGCGCGCCTGCGAGGCGGGGCGGCTGGAGGTGGTCGAGGTGCGCTCGATCCCGGACGGCCGCGCCCGGCTCGCGCGCGAGGCGTTCGCGCTGGTGGACGGCCGCATCACGCGGCCCTGCGCCCTCGACGAGGAGCTGCGCCAGCGGGTGGACGCCTTCTTCGACCGGCTCGAGGGCCAGCCCGCGAGCGGTCTCTACGACGCGGTGATGCGCGAGGTGGAGCGCCCCCTCATCTCGGGCGCGCTGGCCCGGGCCCGGGGCGTGCGCTCCGCCGCCGCGGAGGCGCTCGGCATCGACCGCGGTACGCTGGCCCGCCGCATGCGCGCGCTCGGCCTGGACGAACCATGA
- a CDS encoding ZIP family metal transporter produces the protein MTQTQSLALYTAAILVGALTGGSLPLLGRVGRSDIGLSFSAGVMLGAAFFHMLPEAVEESGAGILPYVLVGFLLLFLLERFVLVHVCAEPGPNARLSQAAPLPAGVEAAGHDHHAHAHAHVGADGAVALEEDGTGCAVHTTLGLAAFVGMSAHTLVDGFALGAASGHAELGLLVFLAILAHKIPNSFSLSAILRAEGYSRGRALAMNAAFALMVPVGAGIYLVLRQVVRVETFTAAALAASAGTFLHLSLSDILPDLHRRGGSKWVLSGALLFGLAVMWGLRALNHAH, from the coding sequence ATGACCCAGACGCAGTCCCTCGCCCTGTACACCGCCGCCATCCTGGTGGGCGCGCTCACCGGCGGCTCGCTCCCGCTGCTCGGACGCGTGGGCCGCTCCGACATCGGCCTGTCGTTCTCGGCGGGCGTGATGCTCGGCGCCGCGTTCTTCCACATGCTGCCCGAGGCGGTGGAGGAGAGCGGCGCGGGGATCCTGCCGTACGTGCTGGTCGGGTTCCTGCTCCTGTTCCTGCTGGAGCGCTTCGTGCTCGTGCACGTCTGCGCCGAGCCCGGGCCGAACGCGCGGCTCTCGCAGGCCGCCCCGCTTCCGGCCGGGGTGGAGGCCGCCGGCCACGATCACCACGCCCACGCCCACGCGCACGTCGGCGCGGACGGCGCGGTCGCGCTGGAGGAGGACGGCACCGGGTGCGCCGTCCACACCACGCTCGGGCTCGCCGCGTTCGTGGGGATGAGCGCGCACACGCTGGTGGACGGCTTCGCGCTCGGCGCCGCGAGCGGCCACGCCGAGCTCGGGCTGCTCGTGTTCCTCGCCATCCTCGCGCACAAGATCCCGAACTCGTTCTCGCTCTCGGCCATCCTGCGCGCCGAGGGCTACTCGCGCGGCCGGGCGCTCGCGATGAACGCGGCCTTCGCGCTGATGGTGCCGGTCGGCGCCGGCATCTACCTGGTGCTGCGCCAGGTGGTGCGGGTCGAGACGTTCACCGCCGCCGCGCTCGCCGCGAGCGCGGGCACGTTCCTGCACCTGTCGCTCTCGGACATCCTCCCCGACCTGCACCGCCGCGGCGGCTCGAAGTGGGTCCTCTCCGGCGCGCTGCTGTTCGGGCTCGCGGTGATGTGGGGGCTGCGCGCGCTGAACCACGCGCACTGA
- a CDS encoding helix-turn-helix transcriptional regulator: MTHVEKQSASAGLGGAHAADADAPRPWVLAVPSAILGLVTVLVGLDVASDARAGGSPGHIALEVAIMAVALGGAVALWAQLALARRRTRALQRDLVRAEADLARFRAESQEHLRGLAAAIDHQFDRWGLSAAEREVALLLLKGLAHKDVADLRRTSERTVRQQALAVYRKAGLAGRAELSAFFLEDLLQPAAPARADARPAGGETR; this comes from the coding sequence ATGACACACGTGGAAAAGCAGAGCGCATCCGCGGGGCTGGGCGGCGCACATGCGGCGGACGCCGACGCGCCCAGGCCGTGGGTGCTGGCGGTCCCCTCGGCCATCCTGGGCCTCGTGACGGTGCTGGTGGGGCTCGACGTCGCCTCCGACGCGCGCGCGGGCGGCTCCCCCGGGCACATCGCGCTCGAGGTCGCGATCATGGCGGTGGCGCTCGGCGGGGCGGTGGCGCTGTGGGCGCAGCTCGCCCTCGCCCGGCGCCGCACCCGGGCGCTGCAGCGCGACCTGGTGCGCGCCGAGGCCGACCTGGCCCGCTTCCGCGCCGAGTCGCAGGAGCACCTGCGCGGCCTGGCCGCCGCCATCGACCACCAGTTCGACCGCTGGGGCCTCTCGGCGGCGGAGCGCGAGGTGGCGCTGCTCCTGCTGAAGGGGCTCGCGCACAAGGACGTGGCGGACCTGCGGCGGACGAGCGAGCGCACCGTGCGGCAGCAGGCGCTCGCCGTGTACCGCAAGGCGGGTCTCGCCGGGCGCGCGGAGCTGTCCGCGTTCTTCCTGGAGGACCTGCTCCAGCCCGCGGCGCCGGCGCGCGCGGACGCACGCCCGGCGGGCGGCGAGACGAGGTAG